One genomic segment of bacterium includes these proteins:
- a CDS encoding NapC/NirT family cytochrome c, with the protein MDAEQLKSLDTRGRFFNYANNPITIAGAVIAAISAVILLTVVAISAMGGHLGPYSGIMAFMILPGVFLLGLVIIPAGIWLRRRRLLAAHLSQEEINRFPQLDFNDNHLRRGALIFLALTMGNAIVFATVSYLGVEFMESPKFCGTVCHTVMRPEYTAYQGSPHSRVMCVQCHIGPGASWFVKAKVDGLRQVIATTLNTFSRPIHSPIAKLRPARETCEACHWPSKHIGDKLYSFVRFAEDEANTPSYNAMLVKTGGGDLDTGRHGGIHWWHIYSDNKIRYIQGDERRLSIAWVELTTSQGEVRTYSRKGEKAPTPEQINEARQMDCIDCHNRPTHLFQRPNKAMDDMIERRPELAKLPFYKREAVKAITAKHATHDGGMQEVKQAIVDFYAKGYPAAAKDLVAKGGDAAAEVFGKISFPEMNTNWETHPSHIGHPDPTTDEGFPGCWRCHDDKLTTADGKHTIPQDCDNCHTFLVEASPTPPEFASK; encoded by the coding sequence ATGGACGCTGAGCAGCTGAAGTCCCTGGACACCCGGGGGCGATTCTTCAACTACGCCAACAACCCGATTACCATCGCCGGCGCGGTGATCGCGGCGATCTCGGCCGTGATCCTTCTGACCGTCGTCGCGATCAGCGCGATGGGCGGCCACCTCGGCCCCTACTCCGGGATCATGGCCTTCATGATTCTCCCGGGCGTCTTCCTGCTCGGCCTCGTGATCATTCCCGCCGGCATCTGGCTGCGCCGGCGCAGGTTGCTGGCCGCCCACCTCAGCCAGGAGGAGATCAATCGCTTCCCGCAGCTCGACTTCAACGACAACCACCTCCGGCGGGGTGCGCTCATCTTCCTGGCGCTGACCATGGGCAACGCGATCGTCTTCGCGACGGTCAGCTACCTCGGCGTCGAGTTCATGGAATCGCCGAAGTTCTGCGGCACGGTCTGCCACACGGTGATGCGGCCCGAATACACGGCCTACCAGGGATCGCCGCACTCGCGCGTGATGTGCGTGCAGTGCCACATCGGCCCCGGCGCCTCCTGGTTCGTCAAGGCCAAGGTCGACGGGCTGCGCCAGGTCATCGCGACGACGCTGAACACCTTCAGCCGGCCGATCCACTCGCCGATCGCCAAGCTGCGCCCGGCCCGCGAGACCTGCGAGGCCTGCCACTGGCCCTCCAAGCACATCGGCGACAAGCTCTACTCCTTCGTGCGCTTCGCCGAGGACGAGGCGAACACGCCGAGCTACAACGCGATGCTCGTCAAGACCGGCGGCGGCGACCTCGACACCGGGCGGCACGGCGGGATCCACTGGTGGCACATCTACTCCGACAACAAGATCCGCTACATCCAGGGCGACGAGCGCCGCCTCTCGATCGCGTGGGTGGAGCTGACGACGTCGCAGGGCGAGGTGCGCACGTACAGCCGCAAGGGGGAGAAGGCGCCGACGCCGGAGCAGATCAATGAAGCGCGGCAGATGGACTGCATCGACTGCCACAACCGGCCGACGCACCTCTTCCAGCGGCCGAACAAGGCGATGGACGACATGATCGAGCGCCGGCCGGAGCTCGCGAAACTGCCGTTCTACAAGCGCGAGGCGGTGAAGGCGATCACGGCCAAGCACGCGACGCACGACGGCGGGATGCAGGAGGTCAAGCAGGCGATCGTCGACTTCTACGCCAAGGGCTACCCGGCGGCGGCGAAGGACCTCGTCGCGAAGGGCGGCGACGCCGCGGCCGAGGTCTTCGGCAAGATCTCCTTCCCGGAGATGAACACCAACTGGGAGACCCACCCCAGCCACATCGGTCACCCGGACCCGACCACCGACGAGGGTTTTCCGGGGTGCTGGCGCTGCCATGACGACAAGCTGACGACCGCCGACGGCAAGCACACGATCCCGCAGGACTGCGACAACTGCCACACGTTCCTCGTCGAGGCCAGCCCGACGCCGCCGGAGTTCGCCAGCAAGTAG